GCGCAGGCGAACTTGGGCCGCACATGACGGATTACGCGGAAGCTCGCAGGTACATATTCAAGTTGTTCGGAGACGTCTTCGCCTAGCAGCTTGAGCTTGCCGCCGCATTCCGAGCACGTCTCGGTCGATTGCGGCAAGTGCGTTTGCTCTTCACGTGGCAGATGCTCGGGCAGCGGCTTGCGAGGCGACTGTTCCGGCGCGGTACGAGGTGTCTTCGGGATTTCGATCGGAGCCGCGCCTTCGTCCGCTTCGAGTTCTTCCAGACGCAGTTCGAGTTGTTCGATCTGACGATCGAGCTTCTCCGACTTGCGACCGAACTGCATGCGGCGCAGCTTCGCAATCAGCAGCTTCAGATGCTCGATCTCTGCCTTGGCGGTGGCGTTCGCCGCCTTGTGCGATTCGACTACGTCCTCGAGATGCCCAATGCGAGCATCGCGCTCGAGCAGCATGGCTTTGAGCGCTTCGATGTCGTCCGGATAGGCGTTGGCCGCGGTCATGCCGGCAGTTTACGCGGCGGCCGACGGGTTTACAACGCCGATGTCGGCTCGGTCGTTCGTATCGGCTGGCGCCAGTCGATACCTTCGAGCAGCATCGACAGTTGGGCTTGGCTCAGGCAGACAACGCCACCGTCGGCGCGTGGCCAAACGAATCGGCCCCGTTCCAGGCGTTTCATCAGAAGACACATGCCGTCGCCGCTCCACCACAGCACTTTGACCAGATCGCCGCGCTTGCCTCGGAACACGAACACGTGGCCGCTGAAGGGATCGCGTTCCAATACGGTCTGGACCTTCGCGGCCAAGCTGTTGAAGCCTGAACGCATATCAGTCACACCCGCGGCCAGCCAGACCTTTGTGCGGCTGGGCAGCCCGATCATGCTGCCGATTCCGGTGTGTTGCGCAACATGCGCAGCACCAGCCGCAACGTGCCCTCGTTGGGCGAGCCCTCGATCCGCACACGAGTGTTACCGACGTTGATCTCTATGGCGCCCATCGCGGCAGCGCCGATCACCGGCGTCGGCGCCACGGTCGCAGTCGGTCGCTCGATCTGTGGCGCTGGCGCTTCCAATGTGACCGGCAAAAATCCCACAGAATCGTATTCGCCGGCACGCAACGCGCGACGCCATTTGAATAACAAGTTCGTGTTCACCCCGTGTTCCATCGCCAGCCGCGCTACGGATACGCCCGGTTCGCAGGCCAGCTTGGCGAGTTTCCGTCGAAATTCGACGGGGTGATTAGGAATGCCTTTGCGTGAAGTTCTCTTCGGTGCTTCTGTTGACACTGTGGTCCCCGCTACTCGCCGTGGTGGGGTCTACTCTGGCAACATTCATTCACACCGTCGAGACGGTACCGGCGACTCGCTTACTAGTAGGCGACAAGTCTTCAGATAGCTTGTGAGGCTTGTATCGTGAACAGTATCCGCACAGGTGCGGCAATCTTGCTTGGGACACTGATGCAATGCCCTAGAGAAGCACCTACGTACGTGATAATCCTAAAAACAGAACGGAGTCGAACATGACCAGCAAATCGGGGAAGAACAAGGTATTCGAGGCGCTCCAGGATGAGGCGATCAACGAAGGGCTAAGTGCCTACCGCGCATGGCGCCAGAAGGTCAAGAACGGAATTTTGCCAATTGGTATCGCGGAGGTAGGTAAAACGACGCTTCTCTCAAAATATGATGTCGCGGCTCCGAACGTATTCTTGGATTTTAATCGAACGCTCAAGGTCAACGTGGACTCCCGACGTTTGCGGAATGACTTGGCCAAGCGGATTCAGGGTGTTGAGTATGTAAAAACGATCGATGTCCCCGGGGAAGTTCCCGAACAATGGGCTGAAGCCTATTTCAAAAACAATCCGCGAGTTCTCGTGGTTATGGTCGATCATCGCGATCCTGCGAAACACATCGCCGCGATCGAGAAGTTCCTTTCGATTCTTCGCGAGGGGCCAAGCCTATGGCAACGATTCATCAGTGTTGTTTCCCGTACCAATGATAACCTCGCTCGCGTGCTGTTCGTCGTCAACAAGCTTGACAAAGTACCCGAGGTCGAAAGAGATGGCCTGCTTAAGCGATACGCCGGCGTTCTGGCTAATCTGCATTCGCACCTGAATGTCAACATTCAGATATTTCAAATCTCTCTTCGCGATGACGATACGGCGCTCGACTCGTTCTTCACTGCGGCTGTTGATGGGTTGACTCGGAAATGACTGGACAGACCATATTCGCATTTCCTACAACAGAAGGTTATCAATTCGTGCCTGAACTAGGGGTCGAAACAGGGGCCGTATTGTCACGTCTTGCACCGAATATCATAGTCCGCGCAGACGCTGGTGCGACGCTCTCGCCGTTTGTTAAGGCAACATGGATGGGCAAATTCAGATTTCTTCCGAGAAACCGTCTGATTCTTATAATCGGAATCGTTTCCACGGGTATAAACGATGAGATACACCGTGGAGCATATTCGGTCTGGGCGGCACTGAGGATCGTTTCCATGAACCAGACTCCGCGCACTCCACTCGGCCGACAGGAGGCCACCGAACATCTGAGCCAGTTGCTTGACGATTTCCGAACGGAGATAGCCGAGGGGCAACGCTGCAAACCGTTTCACGATGCGTTCAAGATGTCCGTGCAAAGTCACACTACTCCGACTGCCATCGACGCAGTTCTTATGCAGATCGAGAGCGATATCTACGGACCAAACGTTTTCACCAACGCTTCCTATTTTTCTCCTGCTCGATAGCAACGGTTTGCGGTCGCCTCTGTTCAGCAAAGACGGCTTCAGCCTCCCAGTACAGGTTGCCCAACCTTAAACGACCCCGGCAAAGGTTTGTATGGTGCGTGGTCGACATGTTGCAGCTGTTGTGCAGCGAGCTTCCGCCAGCAGAGCCGGCCGTATAAACTTGCCCGACTAGTTCAATAGGCCTGAAGGCTATTTCCACGGGGCTGGGCATGGGGCAGACGCGACTAATGGCACTTCTGGATGAGGTCCGTCCCAGAAGAGTCCTCTTTACGACATTCACTTTCAGCCCCGGTTGGTTTGAGGCGTTTTGCCTCCCGGTTCTTCGCTTGAGCGGGTGCGAAAGTGTGGAGGTGCTGATTGATTCGCGGCAGGCTTGCCGCTCTACAGATGAGTCCGGCAGCCTGTACGCAGGCAATGCGTATCGCATAGTTCCGGTGTTCATGAAATCCGGCGGCTTCTTTCATCCGAAGTTGGCCTACATGGAGCGGGAGGACGGCGGAGACGTCCTTGTCGTGGGAAGCGGAAACCTGACATTTGCTGGTCAGGCGCAAAACCTCGAGGTCGTCGACGCCGTGAATTCGCTTGAACACCCCTTGGTGTTTCAGCAGTTTGCAGATTTCATGGCCGCGTTTGCTGCGCGTGAAGGGCTGACCGGGGAGACGCGTGAACTGTTGGGGGGCTACGCCCGCCGGGCCCGCGTTGCAGCTTCATCCGGCAGCCCGGAGGCCCGCGCGAATCAAAGCGTCTGGCTCGTGCACACGCTCACCGAGCCCGTCGCGAACCAGTTTTCCACACGATGTGCTGACCTCGGCGCTGTACATCAATTGACCGTGCTTGCACCGTATCACGACTGCGACGCCAGTGCCGTGGCGCAGCTGGCCGGGGACAGCGGAGCTCAGATCCTGCGTGTGGGGTTGAGCTTGCCGGGCCGCATAGCGCCGTTCGACAAGGATCACAACGAACTTCCCGAAGATACGACGTACGTGGTGGCGGACACGTTCCGGCCGGGCCGCTTTGCACATGCCAAGGTGTTCGAAGCCGTGTCGCCTGCCGGATGTACGTTGATGACAGGCTCAGTCAATGCGACCAGCCAGAGTTTGTACAGCACGGACAATGGAATTGACCCTGTAATCCCGGACACAGCTTCACACTAAGGTTGCTGAATCCATCGAGCGCCGGAACTCGCGAGGCGAGCGGTATTTCAGCGCGCTATGGGGATGCTTCTCGTTGTAATGCTCGAACGCGATGGCCAGATTGTGTGCAGCGGTCGCCGCGTCCGGCTTCGGCATGAAGGCGACGTAATCGCGCTTCATGGTTTTCACGAAGCTCTCAGCCATGCCGTTACTTTGCGGGCTGCACACCGGCGTGGTCAACGGCTTCAGGCCTATGTCCATCGCAAACCGGCGCGTGTCGTCGGCCGTGTAGCCCGAACCGTTGTCGCTCAACCACTCGATTTCGGATGGCGTATGCAACGCATTGCCGAAACGATTTTCCACCGCAGCCAGCATCACGTCGCGCACGATGTCGCCGCTATGGCCTGCCGTCGTGGCCGCCCAACTCATCGCCTCGCGGTCACAGCAGTCCAGCGCGAACGTTACGCGCAGCGGCTCGCCGTTGTCGCAGCGAAACTCGAAGCCGTCGGAGCACCATCGCTGATTGCTGCGACCGACAGCCACCTTGCCGTCATGGCGACGTTGCGGCCGAGGTGGAATCGGTCGGCGCTGCATCAGTAGCCCGTGCGTACGCATGACGCGATAGATGCGCTTGGCATTGAACGGCACCAGCCCAACGGCAACACGCTCGTTGCGCAACGTGCCCCAAACCCGGCGATAGCCATAGCTGGGCAAATCGCCGACGACACGGCGGATTTCCTCGACCACGCTCGCATCGTCGGCCTGTCTCGATTGACGGCCATCGCGCCACGTCGCCGGGCGCGACAGTCGTGCCGATACGTTCGAGCGCGACACGCCGAGAACTTCACAAACCAGTTTCACTGGCCGTCCTCCGGCAGCAAGGGCGAGTGCGCTATCCATTTTTTTGCTCGGCCGTACTCGACTGCTTCCCGGAGAATCTCGTTCTCCATGGTCTTTTTGCCGAGCATCCGTTGCAGCTCGCGAATCTGCTTGAGCGCGTCGGCCAGCTCCGATGCCGGAACTACTTCCTCGCCAGCCTTGACTGCTGACAGGCTCCCGTCCTGGTACAGCTTGCGCCAGTGGAACAGCTGGTTCGGGTTCACGCCGTGCTGGCGCGCGACCATCGAAACCGACGTCCCCGGCTCCAAACTCTCGCGAACCATCGCCAGCTTCTGTTCCGCCGTCCAGCGCCGCCGACGCTCCGGGCCCGTCAACACTTCCATCACTTCCTGCCTGGTGTTAGTCAAAAACACAGTCCTATGCCTACCCGTTAGTTTAAGCGGGAGACTGTGTCCGGAGATTCAGGGGGCCGTTCCAGACAACGTTGAGGTGGCTCTTATTCGCAGGGTGGCAACGACACCGTTCCAGTGGAATAAAGCAACTCCGGAAGATTTCGTCCCGAACGAGTACGACGTTAGTGAGCTTGCCATACACTTGCCAGCGCTCGACGCCATCTGGCGGCCTGATGGCGTCATCTCAGGTGTGGTTACGCCGATGCCTCCGGCTTCTCAATGTTCGCTCGAAGTCTGGAACGGTGTGGCCTGTGAACATGAAGCCACTGTTACCGTGGCTGCTGACGGAGATTTTGCGACGGGCTCGCTGCAATCCAGCGATGCGCCAGGCGGCCGGTTGCTCAAGCTCAAGGCTGGATCCTTCGTAGCCAAGGGCTGGCTGAACGTCGAAACAGAACTGCGGATGTCACCGCGCGACAGGCAGCTCGTACGAGCTGCCGCCCGGGTTTCGGCAGGAATGGCAACGGGCCAGGACCTTTGGGCCATTTACGATGTGCTGCGCGAGGCTATGAGAACGCCGTCCATGGGTGGTTCAACACCGCGCCATTCAACTGTGGCCAAAAATGTCGAGCCGGTCGTTCAAAAAGCGAGCACCACGACGTACGTTGGGTGGAGCGACATCGATTTTACGCAGATGGGGGCATCCAATCCCCTTGAGATGCAATGTCTGACTGCGGCTTTCAAGCACCTGAATGGAGACCTGGCGCGCGGTGGCGGTCCGAGTGCTGGCCACAAGTCTGCTGAGCTCGTGCTCCTTCGTAACGCGGGTGACGAGTTCGGCGATGACGCTACCGCTCCCGGAACGAACACCACGGAAGGCGCCGATACCCTCGAAGATGCACAGGCCGCTATGCTCGATGTTCTCCCGGACTCGCTCGCGCGGGACGCGACACATCCGCTCCTGACAGGTGCAGTTACGCTCGCCGCCAGCGAGGCACTCAAGCGGGCGTTTGCGCGCCGGCGCGGACTTGCGACCAGCGGCAATTCCTTTTTCGCCGGCAGTGACCTCGCATACGGACTGGATTCGTGGCTGACACGATTCAGCGCATTCGACTACGGCGATGGCAATCGTCAGCGACTGATTTCCGCCTTCTGTACGTTGGCGTGCTGCGCGGTGTACTACGCGAAACCCGCGACCTCCCAGATCGTCTGTGGGACTGTCAAGGAAGCGGTGCGGGTGCTGGTGGGGTATGTTCCGGATGAAGCAGCGTGGACACAGCGCGTCCAGCTGACACTACCAACACTGCCGTTTGTCCGTGTGCCGGTGGAAGACCGGGTTGGCGTTGCGCAGACGGCAGCGCTCATCGCGAAGGCGCTGACCACGCGTGAGCAGCTCGAGCAGCTGATTGTGGCGATTTTCACGGACAAGGCGCGGCCCGACCTTCCGGTCGACACGTACGGGCCCGTAATCCAGCGCCTGGAGGCGTATCGCAAAAAGCCACCCATCGGGAAGAACAAGAGGGTCTTCGGCGTTGTTAAAAGCGCAAACGCACCGTTCGGATGCCCGGGTTGTTTTGTGAATATCAAGGACACGGCCGAACTGGGCGCACTTCGTTCCACGCAGGCACTCGTCCATAACTGTCAACGCGTCATATTCTTGGGACTGGACGTGTCTGCGCTTCGTGCTGCGCTTCCGTCGAATATTGAGTTTGGTGTTGTTCTGCCGGAGAAACGTTCGTGATTACTGCACCTTCATTTACCGCTCCGGCTCCGACGTCGCTCGCACCAGACCCTCTCGGCACACAGAGCGTCAACATGGCGCTCTATCGTTCGGTGTTCCCCGGCATCAACAATGTCGCACAGTACATTCGTGTCTACTCGGCGTTGAGCTGGATGGTCCTGAAAATAGACGAGGCCGCTGTTGCACGTGGTGCGACCCAGGAGGAGGCGCTCGAGATTTCGACGCGCGGCATGGAGAAAATGGAGCTCCTGTTGACGTGGTCCAACACCCTCAACGGTGTGGACGGGATGCCTGGGAGTCGACGGCTTTGGCCAACGGACCCTGCCCGGAAGGTTGAGCTGCGCTTTGACGTCTTGATGGGAGAAGAGCAGGACAAGGCCGTCAAGGCGGGCAAGGTGGATATTGACTTCTCCAACAGTGCGCGGTTCCTAAGTGCGCCGGAGTACCGGCCGAGTGCAGTGAATGGACTACGGTTTCTGGCGGTCACCGGTATTGCTGGGATGTGGCAGTTGACGCAGGGGGGCATGGAACTCGCCGCCGCATTCCAGGCGATGCTCGATAAGTCCCAGCATCCCCTCGCTGACTGGTTGGCGGACCCCACCGCAACGACTATCACGCAGGCCGAGGTCAAAGCCTTGTGGAACCCTGTGTTGAACGTCAGGGAGGCCGCGGTGGACGAACGTGAGGCGTTCCTTGCGCATTACTTCCCTCCGCCTGACGCGTCGCCGTCCGTGCCGCGTTGGCGTCATAGGCACAAGGGGCTCACGCTCGCGCTGCGAGCCATCGAGACTGCGGAGAGCAACTTCGAGGCGTCCGAAGGCTTTGTCCCTGTAGACGCAATCC
Above is a window of Burkholderia thailandensis E264 DNA encoding:
- the tnpA gene encoding IS66-like element accessory protein TnpA; translated protein: MSTEAPKRTSRKGIPNHPVEFRRKLAKLACEPGVSVARLAMEHGVNTNLLFKWRRALRAGEYDSVGFLPVTLEAPAPQIERPTATVAPTPVIGAAAMGAIEINVGNTRVRIEGSPNEGTLRLVLRMLRNTPESAA
- the tnpB gene encoding IS66 family insertion sequence element accessory protein TnpB (TnpB, as the term is used for proteins encoded by IS66 family insertion elements, is considered an accessory protein, since TnpC, encoded by a neighboring gene, is a DDE family transposase.), whose protein sequence is MIGLPSRTKVWLAAGVTDMRSGFNSLAAKVQTVLERDPFSGHVFVFRGKRGDLVKVLWWSGDGMCLLMKRLERGRFVWPRADGGVVCLSQAQLSMLLEGIDWRQPIRTTEPTSAL
- a CDS encoding IS3-like element ISButh2 family transposase (programmed frameshift), translating into MEVLTGPERRRRWTAEQKLAMVRESLEPGTSVSMVARQHGVNPNQLFHWRKLYQDGSLSAVKAGEEVVPASELADALKQIRELQRMLGKKTMENEILREAVEYGRGKKMDSALALAAGGRPVKLVCEVLGVSRSNVSARLSRPATWRDGRQSRQADDASVVEEIRRVVGDLPSYGYRRVWGTLRNERVAVGLVPFNAKRIYRVMRTHGLLMQRRPIPPRPQRRHDGKVAVGRSNQRWCSDGFEFRCDNGEPLRVTFALDCCDREAMSWAATTAGHSGDIVRDVMLAAVENRFGNALHTPSEIEWLSDNGSGYTADDTRRFAMDIGLKPLTTPVCSPQSNGMAESFVKTMKRDYVAFMPKPDAATAAHNLAIAFEHYNEKHPHSALKYRSPREFRRSMDSATLV